The following is a genomic window from Dermatophilaceae bacterium Soc4.6.
GAGCACCAGCGGCGCGAACGACCGTGCCCAGATGTCGGGGTGCTGCAGACGGGTGGTCAGGATGGCCCCGGTGCGTTCCAGCTGGTGCGACCCGAGGGCCCCGGACTCCACCGCCTCGGCCAACCGGGAGAGGGCGACGTCGTCGCGCACCGACGGGTCGGGGGAGGCGAGGTCGAGCAGCAGGCGGTCGAGGGTGGCGTCGTCCATCACGGATCCACCCTGCCACCGGTGCGGGGGTGGGGCGCGTGGGACGCTGGTGGTGTGACTTCCCGACCCCCCGTCCTGGTCTTCGACGGCGACTGCGGCTTCTGCACGACCTCTGCCGGTCTGGTGCCTCGACTGGTCGACCGACGACGACGCTTCGTGGTGCGGCCCTGGCAGCAGCTCGACCTGCCGTCCCTGGGGCTGACACCCGAGATGTGTTCTGCCGCAGTGCAGTTCGTCGATGCGGATCGTCGTGTCAGCTCGGGCGCGCCCGCCATCGCGGCGGCTCTGCGCGCCGGCGCGCCGGGGTGGCACCCGGCCGGGGTCGTGCTCGACCTGCCGGGGGTCAGGTCGGTCGCCGCACGCGTCTACACCTGGGTGGCCGCCCACCGCTACGCGTTGCCCGGGGGCACGCCCGCCTGTGCGATGCCGCCTCCGGCCCCGTCCTCGCCCTCGACGCCTGGGTGAGCGTCGGCTGGGGTCGACGTCTCGGTCGACCGCCTTCGCGACGACGTGGACGTGGCTGCCTCCCTCTGGGCGCGGACGCATGCTCCTCCGCTGCCCGGCCGGTATCCCCTTCTGCCTCACGGCGCGCGCGGTGCCGGGCGGCGGCCGGCGACCTGTCCCCGTCGGGGATCCGCCGGCCCGCCTCGACCAGGTCACGCTCGACGTGCCGCCACGGTGGGCGGCCGGTAGGCGGGGCTCCATACCGGCCCGGGGTGGGCGCAGGGGCGCGGCGCGCCCGACCGCGGGGGCCGGGATTTGGCCGGGGCCGTGGGCCTCTGGCACACTGGTGAGGTTGCTTGACGCGCGAGGCTGACCCATGTCACCCTCGCCGCCCCTGGACGGGACACCTCGTGTGGCTCCCAGGGAAGCGCAAGCGCCCGGTCTAGACCGGGCCTTCGATGGACAACCCCGGCGCTGTGTTCCTCACGGAACCAGCGCGGGATCGCGGAGCGGGTGCGACACACCCGACCGCGGGGGTCGGAGGCCAGGTGTCCGGGTGACCATGCAGACGTACGGCGAGAGAGAGACCTACCTCAGATGGCGGGACAGAAGATCCGCATCCGACTGAAGTCGTATGACCACGAGGTCATCGACAGCTCGGCGCGCAAGATCGTTGACACGGTGACCCGTGCTGGAGCGACGGTTGTCGGCCCGGTGCCGCTGCCCACGGAGAAGAACGTCTTCGTCGTCATCCGGTCACCCCACAAGTACAAGGACAGCCGCGAGCAGTTCGAGATGCGCACCCACAAGCGCCTCATCGACATCATCGACCCGACGCCCAAGGCCGTCGACTCGCTGATGCGTCTCGACCTGCCGGCGGACGTCAACATCGAGATCAAGCTCTGATCAGGGGAGATGACTCGCAATGACTACTGACACGAAGAACGTCAAGGGAGTGCTGGGCCACAAGCTCGGCATGACCCAGGTGTGGGACGAGAACGGGCGCCTCGTGCCCGTCACCGTGATCCAGGCCGGGCCCTGCGTCGTCACCCAGGTGCGCGACGCCGCGACCGACGGCTACGGCGCGGTCCAGATCGCCTACGGCGACATCGACCCCCGCAAGGTCAACAAGCCGATGAAGGGCCACTTCGAGAAGGCCGGCGTGACCCCCCGCCGCTACCTCATCGAGCTGCGCACCGCCGACTTCGCCGACTACGCGCTCGGCCAGGAGATCACCGCCGAGGCGTTCGAGGCCGGGCAGAAGATCGACGCCAGCGCTACGACCAAGGGCAAGGGCTTCGCCGGCGTCATGAAGCGACACCACTTCAAGGGTGTCAGCTCCTCGCACGGCTCGCACCGCAACCACCGCAAGCCCGGCTCGATCGGCGGGTGCTCCACCCCCGGTCGCGTCTTCAAGGGAATGCGCATGGCCGGCCGCATGGGCGGCGTGCGCCAGACCACCCAGAACCTCACGATCCACGCCGTGGACGCCGACAAGGGCCTGCTGCTCGTCAAGGGTGCCGTTCCCGGCCCCCGCGGCGCAGTCGTCCTCGTCCGCACGGCTGCGAAGGGAGCCTGAGAGACATGGCCACGCAGAGCACCCCCGTGCTGCCCGCCGAGATCTTCGACGTGCAGACCAACATCCCCCTGATCCACCAGGTCGTCGTCGCGCAGCTCGCGGCCGCCCGTCAGGGCACGCACTCGACCAAGACGCGGGCCGAGGTGAGCGGTGGTGGGGTCAAGCCCTACCGCCAGAAGGGCACCGGCCGCGCCCGTCAGGGCTCGATCCGCGCTCCGCAGTTCACCGGCGGTGGCATCGTCCACGGTCCCAAGCCGCGTGACTACTCACAGCGCACCCCCAAGAAGATGAAGGCCGCCGCCCTGCGCGGTGCCCTCTCCGACCGGGCCCGCCACGGTCGCATCCACGTCATCGCCAGCCTGCTGGCTGGCGAGGCCCCGTCGGCCAGGGAGGCTCGCGCCACCCTCGCCGGGCTCACCGACCGTCGCAACCTGCTCGTCGCGCTCGCCCGCGGCGACGAGGCCGGCTGGAAGAGCGCGCGCAACCTGACCGACGTCCACATCCTGTTCGTCGACCAGCTCAACACCTACGACGTGCTCTGCGCCGAGGACGTCGTCTTCACGCAGGCCGCCTTCGACGCCCTCGTCGAGACCGCCGCCGCGAAGACCAAGGAGGACGCGCTGTGAGCATCCACATCAAGGACCCCCGCGACATCCTGATCGCGCCGGTCGTCTCGGAGAAGTCCTACGGTCTGCTCGACGAGGGGAAGTACACCTTCATCGTCGACCCGCGGTCCAACAAGACCGAGATCAAGATCGCGATCGAGCAGATCTTCAACGTGAAGGTCAGCTCGGTCCACACGCTCAACCGCAAGGGCAAGGCACGCCGCACCCGCTTCGGGCTCGGCAAGCGCAAGGACACCAAGCGCGCGATCGTCACGCTCAAGGAAGGCTCCATCGACATCTTCGGCGCCACCGCCTGAGCTGCTGACGAGGACGTAAGGGAAACACACCATGGGTATCCGTAAGTACAAGCCGACCACACCGGGCCGTCGTGGCTCGTCGGTCGCCGACTTCGTCGAGATCACGCGCACCACGCCGGAGAAGTCACTCGTCCGCCCGCTCACCAAGAGCGGCGGTCGCAACTCCTCCGGTCGGATCACGACCCGACACATCGGTGGCGGTCACAAGCGCGCCTACCGACTCATCGACTTCCGTCGCCACGACAAGGACGGCGTGCCGGCCAAGGTCGCGCACATCGAGTACGACCCGAACCGCACGGCGCGCATCGCGCTCCTGCACTACGCCGACGGCGAGAAGCGCTACATCCTGGCGCCGAACCGCCTCAAGCAGGGTGACCGCATCGAGAACGGCCCCGGGGCTGACATCAAGCCCGGCAACGCCCTCCCGATGCGCAACATCCCGGTGGGTACGACGATCCACGCCATCGAGCTCAAGCCCGGTGGCGGCGCCAAGATCGCCCGCTCTGCGGGTGCGAAGGTGCAGCTCGTGGCCAAGGACGGTCCCTACGCCCAGCTGCGTATGCCGTCCGGCGAGATCCGCAACGTCGACCTGCGCTGCCGCGCGACGATCGGCGAGGTCGGCAACGCCGAGCAGAGCAACATCAACTGGGGCAAGGCCGGCCGCATGAGGTGGAAGGGCAAGCGCCCGACCGTCCGTGGTGTCGCCATGAACCCGGTCGACCACCCGCACGGTGGTGGAGAGGGCAAGACCTCCGGTGGTCGTCACCCGGTCAGCCCGTGGGGTCAAGCAGAGGGACGCACCCGCCGTCCCAACAAGGCGAGCGACAAGTTCATCGTCCGTCGCCGTCGTACTGGCAAGAAGCGCTGAGAAGGAGCCTGAGGAATGCCACGCAGCCTGAAGAAGGGCCCCTTCATCGACGACCACCTGCAGAAGAAGGTGGACGCCCAGAACGATGGGGGCACGAAGAACGTCATCAAGACCTGGTCACGCCGTTCGGTCATCAGTCCGGACATGCTGACCCACACCTTCGCCGTGCACGACGGTCGCAAGCACGTCCCGGTCTTCGTGACCGAGTCGATGGTCGGCCACAAGCTCGGTGAGTTCGCTCCGACGCGCACCTTCAAGGGCCACGTCAAGGACGACAAGAAGGGGCGTCGTCGCTGATGGCCGCCACGACCGTGAACACCGTCAAGGAGAACCTGATGGAGGCGAGTGCTTCGGCCCGCCACGTCCGGGTGACCCCGCAGAAGGCCCGTCGCGTCATCGCCCTCATCCGGGGCAAGCGCGCCGCCGAGGCCGTGTCGGTCCTGATGTTCGCCCCCCAGGCGGCATCGGAGCCGATCCAGAAGGTGCTCGAGAGCGCCATCGCCAACGCCCGGGTCAAGGCCGACCGACAGTCGCTGCCCTTCGACGAGCGCAGCCTGGTCATCCAGGCCGCCTTCATCGACGAGGGACCGACGATGAAGCGTTTCCGGCCCCGCGCACAGGGCAGGGCCAGCCGTATCAACAAGCGCACGAGCCACATCACCGTGGTCGTCGCGCAGCCCGAGAAGACCACTCCGGGTACGAAGACCGCAGCTAAGGGAGGTGGTCGCTGATGGGTCAGAAGGTCAACCCGTACGGGTTCCGCCTCGGCATCACGACCGAGCACAGGAGTCGTTGGTTCGCCGACAGCACCAAGACGGGTCAGCGTTACCGCGACTACGTCAAGGAGGATGTCGCCATCCGTCGGCTCATGGAGAAGGGCATGGAGCGTGCTGGGATCTCCCGCGTGGAGATCGAGCGCACCCGTGACCGCGTCCGCGTCGACATCCACACCGCGCGTCCGGGCATCGTCATCGGCCGCCGCGGCGCCGAGGCGGACCGCATCCGCGGCGAGCTCGAGAAGCTCACCGGCAAGCAGGTGCAGCTGAACATCCTCGAGGTCAAGAACCCCGAGATCGACTCCCAGCTCGTCGCCCAGGGCATCGCCGAGCAGCTCGCTGCGCGTGTGACGTTCCGTCGGGCCATGCGCAAGGGGATGCAGTCGGCCACCCGCGCCGGTGCCAAGGGCATCCGGGTGCAGTGCTCGGGTCGCCTCGGTGGCGCCGAGATGTCGCGCTCGGAGTTCTACCGCGAGGGCCGTGTGCCCCTGCACACCCTGCGCGCGAACATCGACTACGGCTTCTACGAGGCTCGCACCCCGTTCGGTCGGATCGGCGTCAAGGTGTGGATCTACAAGGGTGACGTGACTGCTCGTGAGCTCGCTCAGCAGCAGGCGACGGCTCCTCGTGCCCCCCGCGGCCCCCGCCGCGAGGGCGCCGAGCGGCCCACCCGGGCCCGTCGTGACGCGCCGGCCGAGGCTCCCGCAGCCGAGACCACGTCCGCTCCGGCGACCGAGGTTGCCGCCGTCACGAATGAGCAGGCCTGACCATGTTGATTCCCCGTCGAGTCAAGCACCGCAAGCAGCACCACCCGGGTCGTTCCGGGGCTGCCAAGGGCGGCACCACGATCGCGTTCGGCGACTACGGCATCCAGGCCCTCGAGCCCGCCTACGTCACCAACCGGCAGATCGAGTCCGCTCGTATCGCGATGACCCGCTACATGAAGCGCGGTGGAAAGGTGTGGATCAACATCTACCCGGACCGCCCGCTCACCAAGAAGCCGGCCGAGACCCGCATGGGTTCCGGTAAGGGCTCGCCCGAGTGGTGGATCGCCAACGTCAAGCCCGGTCGGATGCTGTTCGAGGTGAACGGTGTGACCGAGCCCGTGGCCCGTGAGGCCATGCGCCTGGCGATGCACAAGCTCCCCATGAAGTGCCGCTTCGTCCGCCGTGAGGGTGGTGACATCTGATGGCCGTTGGTACCAAGGACCTCGCGTCCGACTCGCTGCGCAGCTTCGGTGACGACCGTCTGGTCGACGAGCTCCGCAAGTCGAAGGAGGAGCTGTTCAACCTCCGCTTCCAGTCCGCCACCGGCCAGCTCGACAACCACGGCCGGCTGCGGGCGGTCAAGCGCGACATCTCCCGGATCTACACCGAGATGCGCGAGCGAGAGCTCGGCATCGGTCTGCCCCCGGCAGCCCCCAAGGCGCCCGCCGTGGTGACCGAGGTGGACGCCAAGGCCGAGAAGAAGGCCAAGAAGGCCGACAAGGCTGACAAGGCTCCGAAGGCCGAGAAGGCACCCAAGGGCGAGAAGGCCGCCAAGGCTGAGAAGGCCGCCGGCGACGAGCCCAGCGACGAGCAGGACGAGGCATGAGCGAGATGACCAGCCCGGAGACCGTGCCGGCCACTGACCGCACGGAGCGCAACGACCGCAAGACCCGCCAGGGTTACGTGGTCAGCGACAAGATGGACAAGACCGTCGTGGTCGAGGTCGAGGACCGCGTCAAGCACGCGCTCTACGGCAAGGTCCTTCGTCGCAGCAGCAAGGTCAAGGCCCACAACGAGGCCAACGACGCCGCGGTCGGTGACCGCGTGCTCATCATGGAGACCCGCCCCCTCTCGGCGTCGAAGCGCTGGCGAGTGGTGCAGATTCTGGAGAAGGCCAAGTGATCCAGCAGGAGACGCGACTGCGCGTCGCCGACAACACCGGTGCCAAGGAGATCCTCTGCATCCGTGTGCTCGGTGGGTCGGGTCGGCGCTACGCCGGCATCGGCGACACCATCGTGGCCACGGTCAAGGACGCGATCCCCGGTGGCAACGTCAAGTCGGGTGACGTCGTCAAGGCCGTCATCGTGCGCACCGTCAAGGAGCGCCGCCGGCCGGACGGCTCGTACATCAAGTTCGACGAGAACGCCGCCGTGATCCTCAAGAACGACGGTGACCCCCGTGGCACGCGCATCTTCGGCCCCGTGGGCCGCGAGCTGCGTGACAAGCGCTTCATGAAGATCATCTCGCTCGCGCCGGAGGTGCTGTGATGGCCAACGCCACGATCCCGAAGATGAAGATCAAGAAGGGCGACCTCGTCCAGGTGATCTCGGGCCGCGCGCAGAAGAACGGCGGCGACCGGGGCAAGCAGGGCAAGGTGATCGCCGTCTACCCCGAGCGCCAGCGGGTGCTCGTCGAAGGCATCGGGCGCGTCACCAAGCACGTCAAGGCCGGCGCGACCGACCGTGGCTCGCGCACCGGTGGGCTCGTCCACACCGAGGCCCCGATCCACGTGAGCAACGTCGCCATCGTCGACCCCGAGAGCAAGAAGCCGACCCGCATCAGGATGCGGATGGAGACGGTCGAGCGTGACGGGCGCAGCAAGATCGTGCGCACCCGCGTCGCCGTCCGTTCCGGGAAGGACCTCTGATGAGCGAGACCACCACGACCACGGCGACCACCACGACGCCGAGGCTCAAGACCCGCTACCAGGACGAGATCAAGTCGGGCCTGCACCAGCAGTTCTCCTACTCGAACATCATGCAGGTGCCCGGCGTCGTCAAGGTCGTCGTCAACATGGGTGTCGGTGACGCCGCCAAGGACAGCAAGCTGATCGAGGGCGCCGTGCGCGACCTCGAGACGATCACCGGCCAGAAGCCCATCGTCACCAAGGCGCGCAAGTCCATCGCCCAGTTCAAGCTGCGTGAGGGTATGCCGATCGGCGCCCACACGACGCTGCGTGGTGACCGGATGTGGGAGTTCCTCGACCGTCTCGTGACGATCGCCCTCCCGCGTATCCGCGACTTCCGCGGCCTGTCGCCCAAGCAGTTCGACGGCAAGGGCAACTACACCTTCGGTCTCAACGAGCAGTCGATGTTCCACGAGATCGACCAGGACCGGATCGACCGCGTGCGGGGTATGGACATCACCGTCGTCACCACCGCGACGAACGACGACGAGGGCCGTGCGCTGCTGAAGGCTCTCGGCTTCCCCTTCAAGGAGATGTGAGAGACCCGTGGCCAAGACCGCCCTCATCAACAAGGCGAACGCCAAGCCCAAGTTCAAGGTCCGCGCCTACACCCGCTGCCAGCGGTGCGGCCGACCGCACTCCGTCTACCGCAAGTTCGGTCTCTGCCGCATCTGCCTGCGTGAGATGGCCCACCGCGGCGAGCTGCCCGGCGTGACGAAGTCCTCGTGGTAGCAGCACCCTTTTCACCACCCATCGCAGTAACTGACACAACAGGTCGGTCGGCTCAGCCGGGCGAAACCGTTGTGAGAGAGGGCTGAGGCCCACCATGACCATGACCGATCCGATTGCGGACATGCTGACCCGCGTCAGGAACGCCAACTCGGCGCACCACGACGACGTGTCTATGCCGTACTCGAAGCTCAAGTCCCACATCGCCGAGATCCTCCAAGCCGAGGGCTACATCGCCGCCTGGAAGGTCGAGGACGCCGAGGTGGGTCGCACGCTTCACATCGACCTGAAGTACGGGCCCAACCGCGAGCGGTCCATCGCTGGCGTGCGGCGCGTGTCCAAGCCGGGCCTTCGGGTCTACGCCAAGTCGACCAACCTGCCACGAGTCCTTGGTGGGCTCGGCGTCGCGATCATCTCGACGTCGTCGGGTCTGCTCACCGACAAGCAGGCGTCCAAGAACGGCGTAGGTGGGGAAGTCCTCGCCTACGTCTGGTAGGGGAGGAGAAGACATGTCGCGTATCGGACGACTTCCCGTCACCGTCCCCGCTGGGGTCGACGTGACGATCGACGGCCAGGCCGTCAACGTCAAGGGACCCAAGGGCCAGCTGGTCCTCACGGTGCCCATGCCCATCGCGGTCGACCGCGGTGACGACGGCGCCCTCGCGGTCACCCGACCGAACGACGAGCGCGCCTCGCGGTCGCTGCACGGGCTGACCCGCACGCTGATCAACAACATGGTCGTCGGTGTCACCGAGGGCTACGTCAAGAAGCTGGAGATCCACGGCACGGGCTACCGCGTCGCCGCCAAGGGGCAGTCGCTCGAGTTCAGCCTCGGCTACAGCCACTCCATCACCGTCGATGCCCCCGAGGGCATCTCCTTCACGGTCGAGAACCCCACCCGGTTCTCGGTGCAGGGGATCGACAAGCAGCAGGTCGGCGAGGTGGCCGCCAACATCCGCAAGCTGCGCAAGCCTGACCCGTACAAGGGCAAGGGCGTGCGCTACGCCGGCGAGCACATTCGCCGCAAGGTCGGAAAGGCCGGAAAGTAAGCCATGGCGAACATCAACGGCATCATCAAGCGCGGTAAGACCAAGGCCGACGCGCGGATCCGGCGTCAGGTGCGTGGTCGCAAGAAGATCAGCGGCACCACTGAGCGCCCCCGCCTGGTCGTCTCCCGCAGCACCCGTCACCTCTTCGTCCAGGTCGTCGACGACACCGTCGGCAAGACCGTCGCCTCGGCGTCGACGATGGAGGCCGACCTGCGCTCGTTCGAGGGCGACAAGACGGCCAAGGCCAAGCGCGTCGGCGAGCTCGTGGCCGAGCGTGCGAAGCAGGCCGGCGTCGACTCCGTGGTCTTCGACCGCGGCGGCAACAAGTACCACGGTCGCGTCGCCGCGATCGCGGACGGTGCACGTGAAGGTGGGCTCTCACTGTGACCGACACGAAGCCCGTAACAGTTGAGATGAGGAACATCTGATGCCCGGACCCCAGCGTCGAGGCACCACCGGCGCCAGCACTGGCGCTGCTGGCGAGCGTGCGCCCCGTGGCGGCGGTGACCGTCGTGACGGCGGTCGCGGTCGTGACGCCCGCGACGAGAAGAGCCAGTACGTCGAGCGTGTCGTGACGATCAACCGTGTCTCCAAGGTCGTCAAGGGTGGTCGTCGCTTCAGCTTCACCGCCCTCGTCGTCGTCGGTGACGGTGACGGCACCGTGGGTGTCGGCTACGGCAAGGCCAAGGAGGTGCCCGCGGCCATCGCCAAGGGTGTCGAGGAGGCCAAGAAGGACTTCTTCAAGGTCCCCCGTATCGGTGGCACCATCACCCACCCCGTGCAGGGTGAGGCGGCGGCCGGTGTCGTCCTGCTCAAGCCGGCCGCTCCGGGTACCGGCGTCATCGCCGGTGGCCCCGTGCGCGCCGTGCTCGAGTGCGCCGGCATCCACGACGTCCTGAGCAAGTCGCTCGGCTCGTCGAACGCCATCAACATCGTGCACGCCACCCGGGCGGCCCTGAAGGGACTCGAGCGTCCCGAGCAGGTCGCAGCCCGTCGTGGCCTGCCCCTGGAGCACGTCGCGCCGGCTGCCATGCTGCGGTCGCAGGCCGCTGCGGCGGCCGAGAAGGCCGACGCAGCCAGGTCAGGTGCCTGATGGCGAGGATCAAGGTCACCCAGACCCGTTCGGAGATCGGGGGCAAGCGCAACCAGCGTGAGACGCTGCGCACCCTCGGCCTCAAGCGCATCGGCGACGTCGTCGTCAAGGAGGACCGTCCCGAGATCCGCGGGATGGTCAAGACGGTCGTCCACCTGGTCGCCGTCGAGGAAGTTGAGTGATTATGGCTGACACCACTGACAAGAAGGCGACCTCCTCGGAGGCGGCGCCTCTTCGCGTCCACCACCTGCGTCCCGCTCCGGGAGCCAAGACCGCCAAGACCCGCGTGGGTCGAGGCGAGGGCTCCAAGGGCAAGACCGCTGGTCGTGGCACCAAGGGCACCAAGGCCCGCTACCAGGTCCCCCAGGGGTTCGAGGGCGGGCAGATGCCCCTGCACATGCGGCTGCCCAAGCTGCGCGGGTTCAAGAATCCGTTCCGCAAGGTCTACCAGGTCGTCAACCTCGACCGGATCACGGCGCTCTTCCCCGATGGCGGTGACGTCACCGTGGACAGCCTCGTGGCCAGGGGTGCGGTGCGCGACGGCGAGCTGGTGAAGGTGCTCGGCGACGGCGACCTCGGTGTCGTGGTCAACGTGACCGTGCACAAGTTCTCGGCCACGGCCAAGGACAAGATCGAGGCCGCTGGCGGTTCGGTCACCGCTCTCTGAGCCATCAGACGCGCTGCTCGGCGCGTCCCATCGTGCGGCCGGCGTCCCCATGAGGGGCCGCCGGCCGCCCACGTTGTGCAGGACCGGTGCGTGACTTCCGGCTCCGCACGGTATTCTCACGGGGTTGCACGGGCGCCTGTTGGGCCCGCACCCGCACTTTGCTTCGTCGCGGCTCGCGCGGCACCAGGAGGATCTGTTGCTTTCCGGTTTCGTTCGCGCGTTCAAGACGCCCGACCTGCGCAAGAAGCTGCTGTTCACGCTCTTCGTCATCGCCATCTACCGACTCGGCACGGCGGTGCCCACGCCGGGGGTCAACTACACCAAGGTCAACGCCTGCGTGTCGTCGGCCGACCCGACGTCCGGGTTCATCGGCCTGGCCAACCTCTTCAGTGGCGGGGCACTCCTGCAGCTGTCGATCTTCGCGCTCGGGATCATGCCCTACATCACGGCGAGCATCATCGTGCAGCTGCTCACCGTGGTCATCCCGCGCTTCGAGGCCCTCAAGAAGGAGGGGCAGGCGGGCCAGACCAAGCTGACGCAGTACACCCGATACCTCACCATCGGCCTGGCGGTGCTGCAGAGCTCGACCCTGATCACCTTCGCGCGTAACCCGCGGCAGATCTTCGGTGCCACCTGCACGTCGATCATGGACGACCAGAGTGCCATGACCATCGTCATCATGGTCCTGACCCTGACGGCAGGCACCGGTCTGATCATGTGGCTGGGCGAGCTGCTCACCGACCGTGGCATCGGCAACGGCATGTCGGTCCTCATCTTCACCTCGATCGCCTCGGGCTTCCCCGGCTCGCTGTGGCAGATCCAGCAGAGGGACAACCGCTGGGACGTCTTCTTCGGCATCATCCTCATGGGCTTCGTCATCATGGCCGCGGTGATCTTCGTCGAGCAGTCGCAGCGGCGGGTGCCGGTGCAGTACGCCAAGCGCCAGGTCGGGCGCCGGATGTACGGCGGCAGCTCGACCTACATCCCGCTCAAGGTCAACATGGCCGGGGTCATCCCGGTCATCTTCGCCAGCTCGCTGCTGTCGCTGCCGTCGCTGATCGCGCAGTTCAACACCCCGCAGAACGGCCAGCCCCCCGCGGGCTGGGTCACGTGGATCTCGACCAACATGACGCGTGGCGACCACCCGATCTACATGGCGATCTACACCGCACTCATCCTCTTCTTCACCTTCTTCTACGTCTCGATCACGTTCAACCCCGTCGAGGTCTCCGACAACATGAAGAAGTACGGGGGCTTCATCCCCGGTATCCGCGCCGGGCGACCCACGGCCGAGTACCTCGACTACGTCCTCACCCGCATCACCGTCCCGGGTGCCCTCTACCTGGCCGTCATCTCGCTGATCCCGCTGCTGGCGCTCAAGGCGTTCGGTGGCAACGCGGCCCAGAGCTTCCCGTTCGGAGGCACGTCGATCCTGATCATCGTCGGCGTCGGGCTCGAGACGGTCAAGCAGATCCAGGCCCAGCTCCAGCAGCGCAACTACGAAGGGTTCCTCCGGTGATGCGTCTTCTCATCATGGGTCCGCCCGGTGCAGGCAAGGGCACCCAGGCGGTCCACGTCGCCTCGCAGTACTCCATCCCCGCGATCTCGACCGGTGACATCTTCCGCACCAACATCAAGAACAAGACCGAGCTGGGGCTCAAGGTGGTGGAGATCACCGCGGGTGGCGGCTACGTCTCGGACGACGTGACCAACGAGATCGTGCGCGACCGGCTCTCCTGGGAGGACGCGGCTCAGGGCTGGCTCCTCGACGGCTACCCCCGCACGGCTGGGCAGGTCGACTTCCTCGACTCCTTGCTCGGCCAGGACGGTGCCCGGGTCGATGCAGTGGTCTCGCTGGTCGTCGACGAGGAGGCCGTGGTGGAGCGTCTCTCGCAGCGGGCCCAGATCGAGGGGCGGACCGACGACACCCCGGAGGTGATCCGCGGCCGGATGGAGATCTACCACAAGGAGACCGCCCCCCTCCTGCAGACCT
Proteins encoded in this region:
- the rpmD gene encoding 50S ribosomal protein L30, giving the protein MARIKVTQTRSEIGGKRNQRETLRTLGLKRIGDVVVKEDRPEIRGMVKTVVHLVAVEEVE
- the rplF gene encoding 50S ribosomal protein L6, with the protein product MSRIGRLPVTVPAGVDVTIDGQAVNVKGPKGQLVLTVPMPIAVDRGDDGALAVTRPNDERASRSLHGLTRTLINNMVVGVTEGYVKKLEIHGTGYRVAAKGQSLEFSLGYSHSITVDAPEGISFTVENPTRFSVQGIDKQQVGEVAANIRKLRKPDPYKGKGVRYAGEHIRRKVGKAGK
- the rpsH gene encoding 30S ribosomal protein S8 → MTMTDPIADMLTRVRNANSAHHDDVSMPYSKLKSHIAEILQAEGYIAAWKVEDAEVGRTLHIDLKYGPNRERSIAGVRRVSKPGLRVYAKSTNLPRVLGGLGVAIISTSSGLLTDKQASKNGVGGEVLAYVW
- the rplR gene encoding 50S ribosomal protein L18, which codes for MANINGIIKRGKTKADARIRRQVRGRKKISGTTERPRLVVSRSTRHLFVQVVDDTVGKTVASASTMEADLRSFEGDKTAKAKRVGELVAERAKQAGVDSVVFDRGGNKYHGRVAAIADGAREGGLSL
- the rplO gene encoding 50S ribosomal protein L15; the protein is MADTTDKKATSSEAAPLRVHHLRPAPGAKTAKTRVGRGEGSKGKTAGRGTKGTKARYQVPQGFEGGQMPLHMRLPKLRGFKNPFRKVYQVVNLDRITALFPDGGDVTVDSLVARGAVRDGELVKVLGDGDLGVVVNVTVHKFSATAKDKIEAAGGSVTAL
- the rplE gene encoding 50S ribosomal protein L5, whose protein sequence is MSETTTTTATTTTPRLKTRYQDEIKSGLHQQFSYSNIMQVPGVVKVVVNMGVGDAAKDSKLIEGAVRDLETITGQKPIVTKARKSIAQFKLREGMPIGAHTTLRGDRMWEFLDRLVTIALPRIRDFRGLSPKQFDGKGNYTFGLNEQSMFHEIDQDRIDRVRGMDITVVTTATNDDEGRALLKALGFPFKEM
- the rpsE gene encoding 30S ribosomal protein S5; protein product: MPGPQRRGTTGASTGAAGERAPRGGGDRRDGGRGRDARDEKSQYVERVVTINRVSKVVKGGRRFSFTALVVVGDGDGTVGVGYGKAKEVPAAIAKGVEEAKKDFFKVPRIGGTITHPVQGEAAAGVVLLKPAAPGTGVIAGGPVRAVLECAGIHDVLSKSLGSSNAINIVHATRAALKGLERPEQVAARRGLPLEHVAPAAMLRSQAAAAAEKADAARSGA
- a CDS encoding type Z 30S ribosomal protein S14; the encoded protein is MAKTALINKANAKPKFKVRAYTRCQRCGRPHSVYRKFGLCRICLREMAHRGELPGVTKSSW
- the secY gene encoding preprotein translocase subunit SecY, which produces MLSGFVRAFKTPDLRKKLLFTLFVIAIYRLGTAVPTPGVNYTKVNACVSSADPTSGFIGLANLFSGGALLQLSIFALGIMPYITASIIVQLLTVVIPRFEALKKEGQAGQTKLTQYTRYLTIGLAVLQSSTLITFARNPRQIFGATCTSIMDDQSAMTIVIMVLTLTAGTGLIMWLGELLTDRGIGNGMSVLIFTSIASGFPGSLWQIQQRDNRWDVFFGIILMGFVIMAAVIFVEQSQRRVPVQYAKRQVGRRMYGGSSTYIPLKVNMAGVIPVIFASSLLSLPSLIAQFNTPQNGQPPAGWVTWISTNMTRGDHPIYMAIYTALILFFTFFYVSITFNPVEVSDNMKKYGGFIPGIRAGRPTAEYLDYVLTRITVPGALYLAVISLIPLLALKAFGGNAAQSFPFGGTSILIIVGVGLETVKQIQAQLQQRNYEGFLR
- a CDS encoding adenylate kinase, producing the protein MRLLIMGPPGAGKGTQAVHVASQYSIPAISTGDIFRTNIKNKTELGLKVVEITAGGGYVSDDVTNEIVRDRLSWEDAAQGWLLDGYPRTAGQVDFLDSLLGQDGARVDAVVSLVVDEEAVVERLSQRAQIEGRTDDTPEVIRGRMEIYHKETAPLLQTYGSRGIVVEVDGMGAVDDVTTRLVSAIDGMRDAATA